The window AGTGTTACATTTGGGGTTTTTCAATACAAATTCAGGTACGTTACTGATACAAGACCacgttatatatattttacatcacTGATCATCTTTTACTTACGATTGCACTCACATGTGACACCGAGCTTCAATGTATCTAACTTGCACATGAACTGTATGTTGCATTATGAATCTCCTTTCGTTTGTCTCAGTGTGGACCACCAGAAGCCAGTGGTGTGTTCATCATGTTTGAACAATGATGGCAAGGCATCGATCTCTCAGGCCCTGCTGGCTTTGGGTGGGAAGCTGGTCAACAACTGGACGCACGATTGCACCCACCTGGCGATGCCCTCTGCTAAAGTCACAATCAAGGTTCCTGTTTTCTAATTAGCTGGTTGAATGTTGTGTGTTTATCTCCGAATATGAGTTTGATGTGCACATTCTGTTCTTATTTAGACTATTTCTGCTCTCCTGTGCTGTCGCCCCATCGTGAAGCCGGAGTTCTTCACGGAGCTCTGCGAAGCTGCTCGGCAAAAATTGCCTCCTCCTAAAGCTGAGAGGTACGAATCGATCCGTCCTTGTTTATTCCCATTTATACCGAGAGTAAACggagtccacacagaaccaaaCATTATCTTGCTAAGTGCCGTACATTGTCGTAAAGGTTCATCCCAGAGATCGATGAGCCCAGCTTGAGCAAAGATGATGTCAATCTGGCAGTGATTCCAGTTCGCAGACAGCTTTTCAGCGGAAAGACCTTCATATTCCTCAATGCCAAACAAGTATGTCTACTTTGTTCTTTGTGATGATCTCATGTTGTTTTAGCAACATTCTCCTTTGATTTGTTTCCGTCTTTGTTTACTGTTTTAGGAAACAGGCTTTCAAGTGAGAGATGATTTTATTTCAGTAAAACAGGATAACAACACACCACAGTTATGGAAAGAATCACTAATAATCACTATAGTTTCAGTATatagtgtttttttgtcagtgaCCTCAGAAACGATGGAAAGCCACATGATCCTGTCAGCTGATTATCGGTTGCCAGGCAGTGTGCAGGCCTCAGAGCATGACGGCTCCAGGAGAGATCACATGATCACAGAAAAGCTGCAACTGATGCTTCTTTTTACTATTAATGGGAACATATGATCTACATTAGTTATGTAGTTTATATAATGTAGAATGAATATATCTACTTCGCTTTTTATTCTCTGACCCATTAATGTCCAGTCCCCCCGTTCAGGCAAATGGTCCAACCGAGGGGGGGTAGTACTACAGTACAGTATGCTCTCTGCTGTGAGCGCCACACAGACTTATTCGTGACatattaatgtcagtgtggaactgatcttattgcacattttttcaggggggggggaatggtaggggaaacactgatgtcCATTACCGGCAAATAAGTATGTGTTATTGATATAACACTATGGAGATCTGTTAGATGGTATGTGAGGTGATAAGGCAGGTGTAATACTTAACCCGCGGGTGCCTGTTTTATAATTGTAATAGTTATTATAATTGTTTCAAGGAGATCAATCTCTCCTTAATGAAATAGTTCCTGCATTCCTGCTGTTTAAAGTCAATTGTTGTAGACAATTATTACGTTATGAATGAATGTTTCTACATTACCCAAGCTTGACTAGGAGAGCGTACATGAGTACCACACCATAATAGGATATCCGCTGAAACAGATGCTTCTACAAAACGTAAAATATGTATGCACATCTCAGAGGCTTAAGTCTTGAATCAAACTGACGGGGAAGTCCAATTATTCTTGTATTGTCGGTAAACACACAGTCCATTGTCTAATCGCTGCTCTTTTGTGGTCCGCAGCTCAAGCGCCTGAGTACAGCAGTGAGCTTTGGACGTGGCGAGAGCCGGCTGCTCGAGGAGGGCTCTCTGCCCCGAGAGCTGCTGGAGTCTCCACACAGCTGTGTGATCAATGTGATGACGGCCAGCTCGCAAACCCTTCCTTTCTCTACCACGGAGTGGGTAAACTCTGTGAAGAACATCGTTCAAAGGTTTGCACAAACTCCTTTTCAAAAGCCCTCGAGAGTGTGTTTTGGCAATTTGTTTGTCTATGTGCGATGGTTTGTGAACCCTTTAAAACACTCACTTCTTTTCGCTGACACAGAAAAGGGCTCAGAGTCATCACAGAATCAGAAATTGGTTTGGCCGCCATCTATGCTTCGTGTGATAAGTACTGCAATCCATCCTGTCTAACACCAGACTCCGGTGGGTGAAGGGGCCGAATAGAACTGAATGCTGTTTTTTACGGCATTTCATTCCTTTTATAATTCTTCTTTGTTGTGTTTCCGTCCTTGTTCGCCGCTCTAGAGTCGGCACCAAAAGTGGCCCCCAGAATCCCCACGGCTTCGCTGTCGCAGAGCGCGCCGGTGGACGAGACGGTGTTACCTGCAGCGTCCCAGAACGTCACGGCTTATGTGGCTAACACAGAGCCGTCACAAGGGTACCGACGAGCACAGCTCGGACACGCATCTTTCTTTTAATTTCAAGTCATCCCcaagcttttcattttttcatctgTGCAATCATACTTGTTTATCAGGAAAGAACTATGTGAAGGTACGGGGGTGATGGCGGTCGGGGAGACTCCCCAGGGGACGCAAAACCAGAACAGCAGTCAGGCCGGTGGATTCAGACCCTTTGCCAAGAAGACGACCACTCAGTGCGTTGTGCCTGATACGATGAGCTCATCGTTCCACACTGTAGAGGGCGCGGACtcgcagaagaagaagccagaGTCTAAAACAACAGGTGGACGATATTTGCAATATGTGTGAAACTGAGTGGATTTGTATGCGTATTATTCAGTGAGTAGGTAGATTACGTTTGGCCTGAGCCGGGAAATCAAAGCTAGCGCTACATGAGAGTTGTTCCAATCTTCTAATCTGCCCCTCGGCAAGTAAGCATGCTATCCAGTGAAAACGCTCGCTTCATGCCTGTAGCGCTTAAAGCCTTCAATGGGTGTTTATCCAGTTTCAGGTGCAGGCAGTAGTGGAATCAGGTCCCGCACGGCCCTTCCCAGGAGCAACGTGTCTCCCCAGAAACAATCAACTCTAACCAAATTCTTCCAAAATGCCAACAAGAAAAGGTAAACATATGCTCTTTTAAATAGATACAGGACTTTAGCATTTTGTTAAGAATGTAGTGCGCTAACTAAACAACTGATTTGCCTCAATAAACGCCCCATGGATTGcaaacaatataaaatgaaaGTCTCATGAAAGTCTTTGTCTCCCTGTCATCGAGGCCTTTGGAGGAAGGGCTCTCCTCCATCACGTCGGAGCCAAAACGTTCTGCACCGGAATCAGCCGTCCGCACGCAGACGCCAAACACTTTAGCCAAGTCCAAAGAAACATCCTCGCGTTCAGACAAAGGCCCTGCGGCAAGACCCCAGACTCCACTGCGGCCAGCAGCTGCTCTGTTTGCAGGACGGTCGGAGGCTCCGTCAGACCGCGTCTCTTCCCAGGAGGAGCCACGTAGTagaaagaggaaggagatggaggaagagataCAGATGGAGGAGTTGGAGTCTCTTATGTCCGAGGACTTGGAGTCTCTTATGTCCGAGGACTTCTTTGACGAGCAACCGACAGTGAATCAAGGCCAGCAGGCCCCGCCCACAACACCCAGTTCAACCGAACAGAAACAAAGATTAGCTACTGTGGAGGCTCCTTCTTCCAGCAAGAGGCAACGGGTCCACCCAGAAGAAAACGTAACGTGCCAGAGGCCGCAAGAGAAGAAGCAAAGATCTGACCAGGATGTTTTCACCATCAAGACTGAGCAGCTTCATCCTTTAGAGTACGAGACTAATATGGAGTCCAGCACACGTCCAGAGGTTTCATCTGCCAGTACAAGCAAAGACGTGCCTCCttttgaagatgatgatgacgagTCGTTCATTGCGGTGAggatttacttttgttttctcttattCATCCGGGAATTCAGAGAAAAGAACATTACAACTTGACTTGGCACACGTTTTTGTTCAGCATTCACTAAAATAGACATTTACACCCCTTTATTCCTGCAGGATTTAGAACTACTACAAGTGGATATTTGCCAACCTAAGGAAGAGCCACCGACCCCTCTGAAAGCAGTTTCAATAAAACCGGAGGTCAAAGTAAGTTCTGTTGTAAAGCCcctaaaaaataaagtttgctctttttttcttttattctgtgCCTTTATCTTTAAACCCATTATAATTCCGTTATCCTGCTCTTCAACATTGGGAACTACTTAGGATTCACAGGAGATACTTTATGATGCTGCCTGTTATATTTGTAAAATCTGAAGTCACTTTAGGTGTCTTGAATTGTTTCTTTCATATTGTGCATCatcaaattaaacaaagaatATTAACTCCCCTTCCTACAAAAGTGACTTATTAATGTGCTCTTTTGCAGGAGTCAAAGATTGATGAGGATCTGCCCAACAGGCTGGTGTTAGTGGAGTTCAGATCTCTCACTGTGACCGCCCCTCCCAAAACCAAACCACAGAGGATGCAGAACAACGGCCACGCAAAGAACTTCAAGTGCTTTCAGAAGGTCAGATTAAATACAAAGCCAAACTTTAAGAAATAAGCTTGAATGCCAGGaggaaaacacaatgatgaaaATCCAATCAAATTTGCCATacgcaaaaaaatgaaatatgtttttcataAATACCTGCTTGCGACAGATCTACGTGACAGGTGCACAGCGCTCACCCCACATCATCAGAGGATCTGATCTACTGGTTCACAGCAGGGGAAAAAACTCAGATCTGGATGAGTTCTTGAAAGACGCAGTCGAGGTACTATCGTCTCAACTCTGTTATCCGTCTGTGATCCGTTGACTTGGCTTCTCGATTTGAGCCTGCGTTTGTTTCAGGAGGAGCGTCAGAGCAGACGGGACGAGAGTGTTGGAGATGACCTCTTCAGGTGAGATTTCATCATCTGTGACtttgttacacccccccccccccccccactttcccTAAACCTAGATTGTGACTGGAACCAAACCAATTAATCTTTCCTCTGTTATTAAAACCGAGGCTCATTCCGCTGGTTTTATTGATCATTGGTAATGATGTGTGACCCTCCTGTGTCTTTACGTAGTGCGTTATAGGGAAGGTCCAAAAGGTTGATAGAGAAAATACCAATTAACAAACAACAGTCGAAAAGCATCATGATagtgacaaaataaaagtttgaaaTACAAagtaatgcaaaaaaagaatgtgtttatTGACAAAAAGCAATttgtacaaatatttaaaagaccAATTAATCCTAAATAGTATGAAGAAGTAAAGTATCTACAGCAGATCTACCGTTTGGCTCGACAGATACAGGCTCTTGTTTCTGTCCAAAGCACCTTTTCTATTTAGACCTCATCAGAACTACAATAACGTAAAAGTATTGGTAAAAACATAATCAGGAGGAGACGTTATaaaaatgaagtgtgtgtgtgtgtgtttgatcactGACTCATGCTCGATCAGTCATGCGGTCAAAGGAACAGTCTGCTGCTAA is drawn from Pungitius pungitius chromosome 11, fPunPun2.1, whole genome shotgun sequence and contains these coding sequences:
- the nbn gene encoding nibrin produces the protein MWILTPLEPGGETHYLISCKEYVVGRKNCDVLLANDQSISRAHACLTATDHTLTLKDTSKYGSFVNGQRTPENTPVSLKSGDSVTFGVFQYKFSVDHQKPVVCSSCLNNDGKASISQALLALGGKLVNNWTHDCTHLAMPSAKVTIKTISALLCCRPIVKPEFFTELCEAARQKLPPPKAERFIPEIDEPSLSKDDVNLAVIPVRRQLFSGKTFIFLNAKQLKRLSTAVSFGRGESRLLEEGSLPRELLESPHSCVINVMTASSQTLPFSTTEWVNSVKNIVQRKGLRVITESEIGLAAIYASCDKYCNPSCLTPDSESAPKVAPRIPTASLSQSAPVDETVLPAASQNVTAYVANTEPSQGKELCEGTGVMAVGETPQGTQNQNSSQAGGFRPFAKKTTTQCVVPDTMSSSFHTVEGADSQKKKPESKTTVSGAGSSGIRSRTALPRSNVSPQKQSTLTKFFQNANKKRPLEEGLSSITSEPKRSAPESAVRTQTPNTLAKSKETSSRSDKGPAARPQTPLRPAAALFAGRSEAPSDRVSSQEEPRSRKRKEMEEEIQMEELESLMSEDLESLMSEDFFDEQPTVNQGQQAPPTTPSSTEQKQRLATVEAPSSSKRQRVHPEENVTCQRPQEKKQRSDQDVFTIKTEQLHPLEYETNMESSTRPEVSSASTSKDVPPFEDDDDESFIADLELLQVDICQPKEEPPTPLKAVSIKPEVKESKIDEDLPNRLVLVEFRSLTVTAPPKTKPQRMQNNGHAKNFKCFQKIYVTGAQRSPHIIRGSDLLVHSRGKNSDLDEFLKDAVEEERQSRRDESVGDDLFRYNPTKQTRRR